TGGAGTCTGAGTGGGCAGCATACCAGCCGCACCGATATCCCATTGACAGATCATGGCAGGAGGAGAGCGGAGGAGCTCAGGGATTACCTGAAGGGGACGACCTTCAACGCAGTTTTTGTGAGTCCGATGCAGCGCGCCCGGGAGACCTGTGCGATCGCCGGCTTTGGCGATCAAGCTGTGATCGACGATGACCTGAAGGAATGGGACTACGGCCTCTATGAGGGGAAGACTACAGCGCAGATCCGTGCCGAGGTTCCGGGATGGAGTGTGTGGAAAGACCCGATCATCGATGGTGAGAGCGCGGAGCAGGTGGGTGCGCGGGCTGACCATGTTATCGCGCGGGCGTTAGCGACATCTCCCGCCGGGGGAAAGGTTGCGCTCTTTGCCCATGCACATATTCTGCGGATTCTTGCTGCACGCTGGGTTGGGCTTGGGGCGCGGCAGGGTAGTTTGTTTGTCCTGGGGACGGGCAGCGTCAGTGTGTTGGGTTGGGAGCGCGAGACTCGGGTGATTGCGTCCTGGAATCGCGGCTTCGAATAGGGTGTTTGCGTGCGCTGAGTCGCTGCGCACGGTAGATGCCATGATGTCCGCTGAAGAGATAGCTTGCCACGCAGGCGATTGCTGCAAAGGCTCCTGCCTCGGGACCGAAGAGTTCCAGCGCCATCAGGCTACCAGCAATAGGAGTGTTGGCG
This portion of the Edaphobacter sp. 4G125 genome encodes:
- a CDS encoding histidine phosphatase family protein; the protein is MSEGTELWLIRHGETEWSLSGQHTSRTDIPLTDHGRRRAEELRDYLKGTTFNAVFVSPMQRARETCAIAGFGDQAVIDDDLKEWDYGLYEGKTTAQIRAEVPGWSVWKDPIIDGESAEQVGARADHVIARALATSPAGGKVALFAHAHILRILAARWVGLGARQGSLFVLGTGSVSVLGWERETRVIASWNRGFE